A stretch of Spirochaeta cellobiosiphila DSM 17781 DNA encodes these proteins:
- a CDS encoding HEAT repeat domain-containing protein, whose translation MRKVFIFQFFLCITIINGTMYAQDTNNQQTIEDLYLQSTIEVQVIATQANQDSREMKMLALNNIREMVDRGDVSGNSLDVIDVLRELGSEGTTKEVRLQGRLSNNYPMVRKESAKLLGDIGGEAARSNLIQMIRNDDEPTVISEAVYAIGKIGVDEKGIAFDVIAEALRKQNNTEPDNNLAFATLLAYEKIAEQQGGITDSNVYESIILIAQGNYVKDVKSKAVALLDKLRKMQ comes from the coding sequence ATGAGAAAAGTTTTCATTTTTCAATTTTTTTTATGTATAACCATAATTAATGGAACAATGTACGCTCAAGATACTAATAATCAACAAACAATTGAAGATTTATATTTACAGTCAACCATCGAAGTACAGGTTATCGCAACACAAGCTAATCAGGATTCAAGAGAAATGAAAATGTTGGCACTGAACAACATACGCGAGATGGTCGACCGAGGGGACGTATCAGGGAATAGTCTTGATGTTATTGATGTGTTAAGAGAACTTGGATCAGAAGGGACAACAAAAGAAGTGAGATTACAAGGACGCTTAAGTAATAATTACCCTATGGTCAGAAAAGAATCTGCAAAACTACTTGGAGATATTGGTGGAGAAGCAGCTAGAAGTAATTTGATTCAAATGATTCGTAATGATGATGAGCCAACTGTAATTTCTGAAGCTGTATATGCAATTGGTAAAATTGGTGTAGATGAAAAGGGAATAGCCTTTGATGTTATCGCAGAGGCCTTAAGAAAACAAAATAATACCGAACCTGATAACAACCTTGCTTTTGCTACCCTATTAGCATACGAAAAAATAGCCGAACAGCAAGGCGGAATTACAGATTCAAATGTATATGAGTCTATTATATTAATTGCTCAAGGAAATTATGTTAAAGACGTTAAATCAAAAGCTGTGGCACTATTAGATAAATTACGAAAAATGCAATAA